A genomic segment from Vanacampus margaritifer isolate UIUO_Vmar chromosome 3, RoL_Vmar_1.0, whole genome shotgun sequence encodes:
- the nudt12 gene encoding NAD-capped RNA hydrolase NUDT12, whose amino-acid sequence MSGAHEEEVVAKFLDASSRGDEGQVTSLLSAVPSLLDRTCPRGWTALMLAARNGHLGMVQTLLRHGCDKSGVNSSGQSASDVAKFWGHKRVCVLLGEREEDGDGVGFENYFGAEPLDRLSAKRTDAAWLQDRKKHPDSVFLLFSDLSPMLHRDQQGVQHLCQLDYEAVKDLLEKPDCVLIFLGVEKRRRSTTGREGASGEPPAWFAISGEEDGAALLGRCPHGEHECSFATAPHRDLLNLSDEDAGVLAPARALLAWHRRYAFCSTCGSATISEEGGHKRTCRKQQCPSNKGIHNTCYPRTDPVVIMLVVHPDGNQCLLGRKSIFPAGMFSCLAGFVEPGETLEAAARREVCEESGVRVGAVRYVSCQPWPMPSQLMIGCLCVAMTTDISVDRSEIEDARWFPRRQVTEALLGGGSRPGPGPVQSGLVLPPKQTIAHQLLRNWISMVANL is encoded by the exons ATGTCCGGCGCGCACGAGGAGGAAGTTGTGGCGAAGTTCCTGGACGCGTCGTCTCGCGGTGACGAAGGTCAGGTGACGTCCCTGCTGTCAGCAGTCCCGTCTCTGCTGGACCGGACGTGCCCGAGAGGATGGACTGCGCTCATGCTGGCTGCCAGGAACGGACATCTTGGCATGGTCCAAACGCTTCTCCGACACGG GTGCGACAAGAGTGGAGTGAACAGTAGCGGTCAGAGTGCATCCGATGTGGCCAAGTTTTGGGGTCACAAGCGCGTCTGCGTCTTACTGGGCGAGCGCGAAGAAGACGGAGACGGCGTCGGCTTTGAGAACTACTTTGGGGCCGAGCCTCTGGACCGTCTGAGCGCCAAGCGCACCGACGCCGCGTGGCTGCAGGACAGGAAGAAGCATCCCGACTCGGTCTTCTTGCTCTTCTCAGACCTCAGCCCCATGCTGCACCGGGACCAGCAG GGCGTGCAGCATTTGTGTCAACTGGACTACGAGGCGGTCAAAGACCTCCTGGAGAAGCCGGACTGCGTGTTGATCTTCCTGGGTgtggagaagaggaggaggagcacaACGGGAAGGGAAGGCGCGTCCGGGGAGCCCCCAGCCTGGTTCGCCATCAGCGGCGAGGAGGACGGCGCCGCGCTGCTCGGCCGCTGCCCGCACGGGGAGCACGAGTGCTCCTTCGCGACAGCGCCGCACCGAGACCTGCTCAACCTCAGCGATGAGGACGCCG GTGTGCTGGCTCCAGCGCGCGCCCTGCTGGCATGGCACCGTCGCTACGCTTTCTGCTCCACGTGCGGCAGCGCCACCATCTCTGAGGAGGGAGGACACAAGAGGACCTGCCGAAAGCAACAGTGCCCGAGCAACAAAGGGATACACAACACGTGCTACCCACGCACTG ACCCCGTGGTCATCATGCTGGTGGTCCACCCCGACGGAAACCAGTGTCTCCTGGGCCGGAAGAGCATCTTCCCTGCTGGAATGTTCTCCTGCCTGGCCGGCTTCGTAGAACCCG GCGAGACGCTGGAGGCGGCGGCACGGCGCGAAGTGTGCGAGGAGAGCGGCGTGCGGGTGGGCGCCGTTCGCTACGTTTCCTGTCAACCGTGGCCCATGCCCTCGCAGCTCATGATTGGCTGCCTATGCGTCGCCATGACGACTGACATCAGCGTGGACCGCAGCGAGATAGAGGACGCCAGATGGTTTCCGCGGCGACAG GTGACAGAAGCGCTGCTGGGCGGAGGATCCCGCCCAGGCCCCGGTCCCGTCCAATCAGGTCTCGTCCTCCCGCCCAAGCAGACCATCGCACACCAGCTCTTGAGAAATTGGATCAGCATGGTCGCCAACCTATGA